CGATGCCGCCGTTCTGGAATTTAAAGACCGGACGCTCCATGTCGCCGGTGATGAGAAACGACGTCAGTCTCTCCATGAAGGGGAGATGCCCCACCATCATGAGACGGGTGTGGGCGTTCAGGCCCTCGGCAAAGGAGGCGACATCGTCTAAGGGCTTCAATCCGTCCATTTGTTTCACGCCCCCCGCAGGACTGAGGGCGGCCGCGAAGATCTCTGCGGTCTCACGGGCCCTCTTCTTGCCGCTGTGCACAATGGATCCCACCTGTACGCCGTACCCCCGGGCCGTGGCCGCAATACGCTCTGCATCCTCCCTGCCCTGGGGCGACAGGCCCTGCTCCGGGTCCTGATCCTTGGACAGGCTCTTGCCGTGTTGAACCAGAAAAATCGCCATGATTTTACCTCCTGGAGGGGTTAATGAAGCGGCGCTGAAAATCCTTTTTGAAGAGTGCCCTAGGCCACTATAGATGTAGATCCCCGGTTTCCTTAACATTCCAGCCGCCAAATGTTACTCCTCATATAGTACTTACAATTAGAGGGTCGGGATGTCAATCCGGGAGTTAGT
This is a stretch of genomic DNA from Deltaproteobacteria bacterium. It encodes these proteins:
- the sixA gene encoding phosphohistidine phosphatase SixA, encoding MAIFLVQHGKSLSKDQDPEQGLSPQGREDAERIAATARGYGVQVGSIVHSGKKRARETAEIFAAALSPAGGVKQMDGLKPLDDVASFAEGLNAHTRLMMVGHLPFMERLTSFLITGDMERPVFKFQNGGIVCLDQGPEGKGWIIKWTLMPEIG